From the genome of Spinacia oleracea cultivar Varoflay chromosome 2, BTI_SOV_V1, whole genome shotgun sequence, one region includes:
- the LOC110796628 gene encoding uncharacterized protein codes for MASPLMDVYLETAAREGNESYLNEIQVNVSGEENGEATPDESYFLGQTPDGDNIFHLAASRDRCGFIVKALQKIPAVVLLICQSNCRGENPLHIAAGLGHLELVQALVNFYKSHLQDVKDRKARSTLLSLMVVEEGTSPEPWAAQDSSGNTPLHEALKNGYEEVAVYLLQVEPKLANSANNAAEGTLYLAAAYGHEQVLHMILNSDISYSISAPAGLTPLHAAIHNCTEDVVKLLLEKHPELAKIADKRKQTALYYAAVANKEGHVEAILKTEKSCAYLRDEKGLTPLLIAASLGQLKAVRAILLHCPQSVTVCDTNCKTALHLLKLGGYQEGTEMLSIPELERLVNIPDIEGNTPLHLAAKNSDHIMAKVILDTDKSGINLRNKEGYTPLDFIKVQQQLSENMAEIGYHLLMEGDKQTRTQPQVINKTVLCPEKANERIQKNFSTLGVIAVVLAAVTFAAGFLIPGGFDRSGSAVLIRDTVFKVFMLSNTAAMCGYTVVLFTTLWEMMLAQRSDEPRYLLSFSIHILQLSFYATLIAFVSSAYALTSARSLWLAIVLVCLPPCAVLLTISKSLVFRLARIFSRLQIY; via the exons ATGGCATCACCACTGATGGATGTCTATCTGGAAACAGCTGCAAGAGAAGGGAATGAAAGTTACCTGAATGAAATTCAAGTAAATGTCAGCGGAGAAGAGAACGGAGAAGCAACTCCGGATGAAAGCTACTTCCTCGGTCAAACACCGGATGGGGACAACATTTTTCACTTGGCAGCTAGCCGAGACCGCTGTGGCTTCATAGTGAAGGCTCTGCAGAAAATTCCTGCAGTAGTGCTGCTAATCTGCCAGAGTAATTGCCGGGGTGAAAATCCGTTGCACATTGCTGCGGGATTAGGTCACCTTGAATTAGTGCAGGCGCTAGTAAATTTCTACAAGTCTCACTTGCAGGATGTCAAAGATAGGAAGGCGAGATCCACCTTACTGTCTCTTATGGTGGTTGAAGAGGGAACCAGTCCTGAGCCATGGGCAGCTCAAGACTCGAGTGGAAACACACCACTGCACGAGGCTCTCAAGAATGGATATGAGGAGGTGGCAGTTTACCTGCTTCAGGTGGAGCCTAAATTGGCTAATTCTGCTAACAATGCTGCAGAAGGAACCCTATACCTTGCTGCAGCATATGGTCATGAGCAAGTTCTCCACATGATCCTAAACTCTGACATTTCTTACAGCATAAGTGCACCAGCTGGGTTGACTCCACTCCACGCAGCAATACACAACTGCACAG AAGATGTTGTTAAACTCTTGCTAGAGAAACACCCAGAGCTAGCAAAGATAGCAGATAAGCGCAAGCAAACAGCTTTATACTACGCAGCAGTAGCAAACAAAGAGGGACATGTGGAAGCGATACTAAAAACGGAGAAATCGTGTGCATACCTACGTGACGAGAAAGGTCTTACTCCTTTACTTATTGCAGCAAGTCTTGGCCAATTAAAAGCTGTTCGTGCAATCCTCCTTCATTGTCCTCAGTCTGTTACAGTTTGTGATACTAATTGTAAGACTGCCCTACATCTTCTGAAATTGGGAGGTTACCAAGAAGGCACAGAAATGCTTAGTATTCCAGAACTGGAGAGGCTCGTCAATATACCAGATATAGAAGGAAATACTCCATTACATCTGGCAGCAAAGAACTCTGACCACATTATGGCAAAGGTCATACTAGATACTGATAAGTCAGGGATTAATCTGAGGAATAAAGAAGGTTACACACCATTGGATTTTATAAAAGTACAGCAACAACTCTCTGAAAACATG GCAGAAATAGGCTACCACCTACTAATGGAAGGTGACAAACAAACACGTACTCAACCTCAAGTGATCAACAAAACAGTGCTTTGTCCAGAAAAAGCCAACGAAAGAATACAGAAAAACTTCAGTACCCTCGGGGTTATAGCTGTAGTTTTAGCAGCTGTTACTTTTGCCGCAGGATTTCTAATCCCAGGTGGGTTTGATAGAAGTGGTAGTGCTGTTCTTATAAGGGATACAGTTTTCAAGGTGTTCATGCTGTCAAACACAGCTGCTATGTGTGGCTACACAGTCGTTCTGTTCACTACTCTTTGGGAAATGATGCTTGCTCAGCGAAGTGATGAGCCTAGATATCTTCTGTCTTTCAGCATCCATATTCTTCAATTGTCTTTCTATGCAACACTCATAGCCTTTGTGAGCAGTGCATATGCTCTGACATCAGCTCGGTCACTATGGTTGGCAATTGTTCTAGTGTGCTTGCCTCCATGTGCAGTTTTACTAACTATATCAAAATCCCTTGTTTTTCGCCTAGCAAGAATTTTCTCCAGACTTCAGATTTATTGA